The DNA region ACGTTGTTGAGGCGACGCTGGCGTGGGACGACGACGGAACGCCCGCGTTCGACGCGCTCACCGTCGAACGTCAGAGTCGGGTCGAGTTCGTCGACGATGTCACAGGACTGTTCGAAGCCGCGCGGGAGACGTGGAACGAGGCGGTCGCCGCCGGCGACGGGATGAACTCCCGTGTGACGCGCGACACCGACGGCCGGGCGAACGGTGCCCTCTACGTGTTCGCCGAGCAACCGGGGGCACGCGATCTGTTCGACGAGTTCCGAAGCGGCGTGCTCCCGCTGGAACCACTCGTCGAGCGCGTGAACGAGGAGCGAGGCGACGACGACCCGCGCGAGGTGTTCGTGATGCGTCCGGTCGACGGGCAGTTCGTCGTCGTCTACATAGTCTTCGAGAAGGGAGGAATGTTGGCGAACACGGTCCGAGAGACGTACGACTGTCCTCGATAACGGGCAACGCTGCTCCAGTAGACGAGAGCCAAGCGGTGAAAGGGTGCGGCCGTTACGTCTCGACTGTCTCTGCTCGCGGGAAGTGGTCTATCGTCTCCGCGCGGAACCGTTCCTCGTCGAACTCGTGGTCGTCGCCGAGGAACTCGACGACCCGCTTCGCGTCGTTCATCGCGTTCTTCAGGCAGGTCGACGCGCCGGGCGACGGCGTGATGTTGAAGATGATGTCGTCGCCGAGTATCGTCGCTTCGCCCATGTCGAGCGCCTTCGCGTCGGTGTCGACGATCTGCGGTCGCACGCCGCCGTAACCCTTCGCGCGGTCGATATCGTCGAGTTCGACGGTGGGGACGACCTTCTGGACGTTCGGAAGGAACGCTCGCTTGCCGACCTCGGGAACGTCGTAGACGAGGTTCCGGAGGACGTACGGGAGCAGGATTCGGTCCGAGAGGACGTTGGCGTAACTCAGGAACGAGTCGAGGCTCAGGCCGAACACGTCGAAGAAGTCGCC from Haloprofundus halobius includes:
- a CDS encoding DUF6663 family protein, whose amino-acid sequence is MELTTRGRYRVLGRPRDPDELLLVELDEESFDPTYVRTDGYEDRLGDEVAALRPGYVVEATLAWDDDGTPAFDALTVERQSRVEFVDDVTGLFEAARETWNEAVAAGDGMNSRVTRDTDGRANGALYVFAEQPGARDLFDEFRSGVLPLEPLVERVNEERGDDDPREVFVMRPVDGQFVVVYIVFEKGGMLANTVRETYDCPR